A stretch of Aerococcus christensenii DNA encodes these proteins:
- a CDS encoding DegT/DnrJ/EryC1/StrS family aminotransferase encodes MKKMNIPFSPPDITEKEIENVVDALKSGWITTGPKTKQLEAKVAQYCGTEKAATVNSATAAMEMTLRALGVGPGDEVITTAYTYTASASVVAHVGAKLILVDVKPGTFQIDFDQVEAALTEKTKVVIPVDIAGKMVDYDTLFEKLEAKKALYHPKKGTLQEAFDRVIVMADAAHSLGATYKGKRSGAVADFTCFSFHAVKNLTTAEGGAATWKSRPGIDNEALYKTYMLLTLHGQNKDALSKMQLGAWEYDIVAPYYKANMTDVHAAIGLAQFERYEDMLLRRRTIIERYDEAFKDLGITSLTHFDELGNSSGHLYLMRIAGFGVEERNAFIMKLAEAGIATNVHYKPLPMMTGYRKLGFDIKDYPNAYATYVNEVTLPLHTLLTDEEVDYIIDQVKQALK; translated from the coding sequence ATGAAAAAGATGAATATTCCATTTTCACCACCAGATATTACAGAAAAAGAAATTGAAAATGTAGTAGATGCTTTGAAGTCAGGCTGGATCACCACAGGGCCTAAGACCAAGCAGCTAGAAGCCAAAGTGGCGCAATATTGTGGAACAGAAAAGGCGGCAACCGTGAATTCTGCAACGGCTGCTATGGAAATGACACTTCGGGCTTTAGGCGTAGGACCTGGCGATGAAGTCATCACAACGGCTTACACCTATACAGCTTCTGCAAGTGTTGTGGCTCATGTAGGGGCTAAGTTAATCTTGGTAGATGTGAAGCCGGGAACCTTCCAGATTGACTTTGATCAAGTGGAAGCTGCTCTTACTGAAAAAACCAAGGTAGTTATTCCTGTGGATATCGCAGGTAAAATGGTCGACTACGATACTTTATTTGAGAAGCTAGAAGCGAAAAAAGCGCTCTATCATCCCAAAAAAGGAACTTTACAAGAAGCTTTTGATCGGGTGATTGTGATGGCAGATGCAGCTCACTCTTTAGGAGCTACCTACAAAGGAAAACGGTCGGGGGCTGTAGCAGACTTCACCTGCTTCTCTTTCCATGCAGTGAAGAACCTAACAACAGCAGAAGGTGGGGCGGCCACTTGGAAGTCCAGACCTGGAATAGATAATGAAGCCTTGTACAAGACTTATATGTTGTTGACTCTGCATGGTCAAAACAAGGATGCTTTGTCTAAGATGCAATTAGGCGCTTGGGAGTATGACATTGTGGCGCCTTATTACAAGGCCAATATGACCGATGTACATGCAGCGATCGGCTTGGCTCAGTTTGAGCGTTACGAAGACATGCTCTTAAGAAGACGAACCATTATTGAACGTTATGATGAAGCCTTTAAAGATTTGGGAATAACCTCTCTTACCCATTTTGATGAATTAGGCAATTCGAGTGGTCACTTGTACTTGATGCGGATTGCAGGTTTTGGGGTAGAAGAGAGAAATGCTTTCATTATGAAATTAGCAGAAGCGGGCATTGCAACGAATGTTCACTACAAACCTCTCCCAATGATGACGGGTTATCGCAAGTTAGGCTTTGATATCAAAGATTATCCAAATGCCTATGCGACCTATGTGAATGAAGTGACCCTCCCACTACATACCTTATTAACGGATGAAGAAGTGGATTATATTATTGACCAAGTCAAACAAGCATTAAAATAG